Part of the Manduca sexta isolate Smith_Timp_Sample1 unplaced genomic scaffold, JHU_Msex_v1.0 HiC_scaffold_611, whole genome shotgun sequence genome is shown below.
ATGTTAAAAACCATACTTGAACGCTTGCTGTATTTTGTCGGCAGTTTCTCTCATCTCCAAACAACGGTTCGACGTGGTCCGTGCCAGGAAGTCCTCAATGAGCCTCACGCCCATGTTGTAGCCAATTCTTTCCAACTGTTTGTTCACATCCTCTACGTTTTCAGTTTCTTTCAACATTTGGGACACCAGAGC
Proteins encoded:
- the LOC115447467 gene encoding trafficking protein particle complex subunit 3 — encoded protein: MSRQTSRLDAKKVNSELLTLTYGALVSQMLKETENVEDVNKQLERIGYNMGVRLIEDFLARTTSNRCLEMRETADKIQQAFKLYLSMQPTVTSWSS